The following proteins come from a genomic window of Corallococcus sp. NCRR:
- a CDS encoding GNAT family N-acetyltransferase: MSLSYATLPLPVVPAPFRVRVFTPEDMDGVIALYSHPEVARSLNFTVPVLRETLHQKLTGDLEAMRQGKGIRWVLSKDEDPTPLGYLTLFNWSPKDRRAEVGYMVGHSLWGQGVMTGILPALIRFGFEQLNLHRIEGLVNVRNSASAKALTRVGFQQEGVMRGYQADGNGGGFNDILLFALLEDAWRASVAT, encoded by the coding sequence ATGTCCCTCTCCTACGCCACGCTGCCGCTGCCCGTCGTCCCCGCGCCGTTCCGGGTGCGCGTCTTCACCCCCGAGGACATGGACGGCGTCATCGCGCTGTACTCGCATCCGGAGGTCGCTCGGAGCCTGAACTTCACGGTGCCGGTGCTCCGCGAGACGCTGCACCAGAAGCTGACCGGCGACCTGGAGGCGATGCGCCAGGGCAAGGGCATCCGCTGGGTGCTGTCGAAGGACGAGGACCCGACGCCCCTGGGCTACCTGACCCTCTTCAACTGGAGCCCGAAGGACCGCCGCGCGGAGGTGGGCTACATGGTGGGGCACTCACTGTGGGGACAGGGCGTGATGACGGGCATCCTGCCCGCGCTGATCCGCTTCGGCTTCGAGCAGCTGAACCTGCACCGCATCGAGGGCCTGGTGAACGTGCGCAACAGCGCGTCGGCCAAGGCGCTGACGCGCGTGGGCTTCCAGCAGGAAGGCGTGATGCGCGGCTACCAGGCCGACGGGAACGGGGGCGGGTTCAACGACATCCTCCTGTTCGCGCTGCTCGAGGACGCCTGGCGCGCGTCCGTCGCGACGTAG
- a CDS encoding tetratricopeptide repeat protein: MRVYADLDHRARGLHWERSVAGWLQRASESVRGPLGITFELESARAWERRGSDGPLEPVLEALEEVDAGEDVDLVVGLVAAPATFSGAQHELGFARVLGRHCVLRGLGGELPVEARQRLEVAVLLHEWAHTLGAPHVRDGRGWMSPKYDAGQTGFDARTLALLGAGLRHLPGARVELEAQKAWARELRVAVQAMKGPAWEGPERDFLLEWTERVRASSVVLGPEGTPRSLTPLERQRLAEVIALEKAGRPEVAVEALEPLAVRHPQDERVQLLACYLAVHLTPGLDATRERCERAIARFPREPSLRMNVALLHLHAGRFDEARDSLVTARTNLEARADVEPAQWADLAALFLRAHCVTWAEQTAARAPGLAASAAVLEQAARLRRQVALPAIADASTAAVEAAREGALVRAVSDVEALLHAGSSGPARERIAALARSYPASPSVTLLQCELHLLQGHLGSARTACERVLAFREDAVQAHLLLGVLATNTRAHARARKHLERVIALEPSRTEAWHLLAREYRGTRQLKTLQARYREQFARDLP; the protein is encoded by the coding sequence GTGCGCGTGTACGCGGACCTGGACCACCGTGCGCGGGGGCTTCATTGGGAGCGGAGCGTCGCCGGCTGGCTCCAGCGTGCGAGCGAGTCGGTGCGCGGCCCCCTGGGCATCACGTTCGAGCTGGAATCCGCGCGGGCGTGGGAGCGGCGCGGCTCGGACGGTCCGCTGGAGCCGGTGCTGGAGGCCCTGGAGGAAGTGGACGCGGGCGAGGACGTGGACCTCGTCGTGGGCCTGGTGGCGGCACCGGCGACGTTCAGCGGCGCGCAGCACGAGCTGGGCTTCGCGCGCGTGCTGGGACGGCACTGCGTGCTGCGCGGCCTGGGAGGAGAGCTGCCGGTGGAGGCGCGGCAGCGGCTGGAGGTGGCGGTCCTGCTGCACGAGTGGGCCCACACCCTGGGCGCGCCGCACGTGCGCGATGGACGGGGATGGATGTCGCCGAAGTACGACGCGGGCCAGACGGGGTTCGACGCGCGGACGCTCGCGCTGCTGGGCGCGGGGCTGAGGCACCTGCCCGGGGCGCGCGTGGAGCTGGAGGCGCAGAAGGCCTGGGCCCGAGAGCTGCGCGTGGCGGTGCAGGCCATGAAGGGCCCGGCCTGGGAAGGCCCCGAGCGGGACTTCCTCCTCGAATGGACGGAGCGCGTGCGCGCCTCCAGCGTCGTGCTGGGACCGGAGGGCACGCCCCGTTCGCTGACACCGCTGGAGCGGCAGCGGCTGGCGGAGGTCATCGCCCTGGAGAAGGCGGGCCGGCCGGAGGTGGCCGTGGAGGCCCTGGAGCCGCTGGCCGTGCGGCATCCCCAGGACGAGCGCGTGCAGTTGCTGGCGTGCTACCTCGCCGTGCACCTCACGCCGGGACTGGACGCCACGCGGGAGCGCTGCGAGCGGGCCATCGCGCGGTTTCCCCGTGAGCCCTCGCTGCGCATGAACGTCGCGCTGCTCCACCTGCATGCGGGCCGCTTCGACGAGGCCCGGGACAGCCTGGTGACGGCGAGGACGAACCTGGAGGCCCGTGCGGACGTGGAGCCCGCGCAGTGGGCGGACCTGGCGGCCCTCTTCCTGCGCGCTCACTGCGTGACGTGGGCGGAGCAGACCGCGGCCCGGGCACCGGGGCTGGCGGCATCCGCGGCCGTGCTGGAACAGGCGGCCCGCCTCCGGAGACAGGTGGCGCTGCCCGCTATAGCGGATGCGAGCACCGCTGCCGTGGAAGCCGCGCGCGAGGGCGCCCTGGTGCGCGCGGTGTCCGACGTGGAGGCGCTGCTGCATGCCGGCTCCTCGGGGCCCGCGCGCGAGCGCATCGCCGCGCTGGCCCGGTCGTATCCGGCGAGCCCTTCCGTCACGCTCCTGCAATGCGAGCTGCACCTGCTCCAGGGGCACCTGGGCTCCGCGCGCACCGCCTGTGAGCGGGTGCTCGCGTTCCGGGAGGATGCGGTGCAGGCGCACCTGCTGCTCGGCGTGCTGGCGACGAACACGCGCGCGCATGCGCGTGCACGCAAGCACCTGGAGCGGGTCATCGCCCTGGAGCCTTCGCGCACGGAGGCGTGGCACCTGCTCGCGCGCGAGTACCGGGGCACCCGCCAGTTGAAGACGCTCCAGGCGCGCTACCGCGAACAGTTCGCGCGCGACCTGCCGTGA
- a CDS encoding ABC transporter permease has product MRAFLDNLRLALGTFLGNPLRSLLTLVGIVIGVATVITMMALIEGLREQVNKNLGSLGAHTFEVTKWPTGFGRINWAKYAKRKDLRGDDVRAIVESCPSVGAATPTSQEWGKKLTTAFRETPPSVSVLGTEPTYLETSGVVVSTGRFFNETETLDGRPVMVIGVDLADTLFPGMNPVGSEVRLQGRPFQVIGVLQKRGSVMGMASQDNQAIVPMRAFQQFYGKNRSVEIDIQARDGESFQKAQDEVVNLMRRRRGLTPQEANDFELHTNESMTASFNELSQVIAFAGVGVCLLSLVVGGIGILNIMLMSVTERTREIGIRKALGARRRRILGQFATEAVMLSLVGGVLGLGLGFGFVFLGKWVLLFPMSVPVWAVALSLGMSCGVGLVFGIYPASRAARLDPVEAMRAE; this is encoded by the coding sequence ATGCGGGCCTTCCTGGACAACCTTCGGCTGGCGCTGGGCACGTTCCTGGGCAACCCGCTGCGCTCGCTCTTGACGCTGGTGGGCATCGTCATCGGCGTGGCCACCGTCATCACGATGATGGCCCTGATTGAAGGCCTGCGCGAACAGGTGAACAAGAACCTGGGCAGCCTGGGCGCGCACACCTTCGAGGTGACGAAGTGGCCCACCGGCTTCGGCCGCATCAACTGGGCGAAGTACGCCAAGCGCAAGGACCTGCGCGGCGATGACGTGCGCGCCATCGTGGAGTCGTGTCCCTCGGTGGGGGCGGCCACGCCCACGTCCCAGGAGTGGGGCAAGAAGCTGACCACGGCGTTCCGGGAGACGCCCCCTTCGGTGAGCGTCCTGGGCACGGAGCCCACGTACCTGGAGACGAGCGGCGTCGTCGTGTCGACCGGCCGCTTCTTCAACGAGACGGAGACGCTGGATGGCCGCCCGGTGATGGTCATTGGCGTGGACCTGGCGGACACGCTCTTCCCGGGCATGAACCCGGTGGGCTCCGAGGTGCGGCTGCAGGGCCGGCCGTTCCAGGTGATTGGCGTGCTGCAGAAGCGCGGCAGCGTCATGGGGATGGCCAGCCAGGACAACCAGGCCATCGTGCCCATGCGCGCCTTCCAGCAGTTCTACGGCAAGAACCGCTCGGTGGAGATCGACATCCAGGCGCGCGACGGAGAGTCGTTCCAGAAGGCGCAGGATGAGGTGGTGAACCTGATGCGCCGCCGCCGGGGCCTCACGCCGCAGGAGGCGAATGACTTCGAGCTGCACACCAACGAGTCCATGACGGCGTCCTTCAACGAGCTGTCGCAGGTCATCGCGTTCGCGGGCGTGGGCGTGTGCCTGCTGTCGCTGGTGGTGGGCGGCATCGGCATCCTGAACATCATGCTGATGTCGGTGACGGAGCGGACGCGGGAGATTGGCATCCGCAAGGCGCTGGGCGCGCGCCGCCGCCGCATCCTGGGCCAGTTCGCCACGGAGGCGGTGATGCTGTCGCTCGTGGGCGGCGTGCTGGGGTTGGGGCTGGGCTTCGGGTTCGTCTTCCTGGGCAAGTGGGTGCTGCTGTTCCCCATGAGCGTGCCCGTGTGGGCCGTGGCGCTGTCCCTGGGGATGAGCTGTGGCGTGGGGCTCGTCTTCGGCATCTACCCGGCGTCGCGCGCGGCGCGGCTGGATCCGGTGGAGGCGATGCGCGCGGAGTAG
- a CDS encoding thiamine pyrophosphate-binding protein, with protein sequence MSNSSLAELQAVTSNTLRNEVPVEALRHEAPATGKANALEARHGDPIPMYGDVNARGFKTVEDITVADCVIAHLEAEEVDAVFGVPGGNIAPFQQALRKHRSMRFIIASHEGGAAFMADGYARATGKLGVCMVTAGPGATNALTGVASAHLDGVPMLAISGNIATDRVGLMAIQESSSTHGVNTVEMFRQGCASSIGVPDAQSFQRLLARSLRTAQGLPGGAAHLSVPANIARQPIHRASVPTTRGAFRARPATAPFEDLRAAFTLLRTARRPLIFLGAGAREAMAEHAELFTAFVTQHGIPVATSMRGKGLFSEREALSLGVLGLAGSKRAEAYLRDGVDVMLVLGSRLGEWASRSFHRYFQSIHHVIQVDVNASNIGQFLPVRLPIVADVGSVMTGLAELGQMIGPSSGARVQERWAQVMALTEPAPVVRTPQDRDSVKPQDLMAELDKHLSPDMDLYIDMGNCTGWTSHLLHITPPARIFYPCGLSSMGWSCGAVIGGKVGRPDRSAVAIVGDGAFLMNGTEMITASRYRVGTVTIVLNDNFLGMVNHGEHVQDRTVPLEDDYYGLGNPDLKAFSESLGARAYTVNGPGQLDALLPEVLRRANETGQPQVIVAHIDYREVPPYGDRFAAVASDGK encoded by the coding sequence ATGTCCAACTCCTCGCTCGCTGAGCTCCAGGCCGTCACGTCGAACACCCTGCGGAACGAGGTGCCCGTCGAGGCGCTGCGTCACGAGGCGCCGGCCACGGGGAAGGCGAACGCGCTGGAGGCTCGTCACGGCGATCCGATCCCCATGTACGGGGACGTGAACGCGCGGGGCTTCAAGACGGTGGAGGACATCACGGTCGCCGACTGCGTGATCGCGCACCTGGAGGCGGAGGAGGTGGACGCGGTGTTCGGCGTCCCGGGCGGCAACATCGCCCCGTTCCAGCAGGCGCTGCGCAAGCACCGGTCCATGCGCTTCATCATCGCGTCGCACGAGGGTGGCGCGGCGTTCATGGCGGACGGCTACGCGCGCGCGACGGGCAAGCTGGGCGTGTGCATGGTGACGGCGGGCCCGGGTGCCACCAACGCGCTGACGGGCGTGGCCTCCGCGCACCTGGACGGCGTGCCCATGCTGGCCATCAGCGGCAACATCGCCACGGACCGCGTGGGCCTGATGGCCATCCAGGAGAGCAGCAGCACCCACGGCGTGAACACGGTGGAGATGTTCCGCCAGGGGTGCGCCAGCTCCATCGGTGTGCCGGACGCGCAGAGCTTCCAGCGGCTGCTGGCGCGTTCACTGCGCACCGCGCAGGGCCTGCCCGGCGGCGCCGCGCACCTGAGCGTGCCGGCCAACATCGCGCGCCAGCCCATCCACCGCGCCTCCGTTCCCACCACGCGCGGCGCCTTCCGCGCGCGCCCGGCGACCGCGCCCTTCGAGGACCTGCGCGCCGCCTTCACGCTGCTGCGCACCGCGCGCCGTCCGCTCATCTTCCTGGGCGCTGGCGCCCGCGAGGCGATGGCGGAGCACGCCGAGCTCTTCACCGCGTTCGTCACCCAGCACGGCATCCCGGTGGCCACCAGCATGCGCGGCAAGGGGCTGTTCTCCGAGCGCGAGGCGCTGTCCCTGGGCGTGCTGGGCCTGGCCGGCAGCAAGCGCGCCGAGGCGTACCTGCGCGACGGCGTGGACGTGATGCTCGTCCTGGGCAGCCGCCTGGGGGAGTGGGCCTCCCGCAGCTTCCACCGCTACTTCCAGTCCATCCACCACGTCATCCAGGTGGACGTGAACGCCTCCAACATCGGCCAGTTCCTGCCGGTGCGGCTGCCCATCGTGGCGGACGTGGGCTCGGTGATGACGGGCCTGGCGGAGCTGGGGCAGATGATTGGCCCGTCCAGCGGCGCGCGCGTGCAGGAGCGCTGGGCGCAGGTGATGGCGCTGACGGAGCCCGCGCCCGTCGTCCGCACCCCGCAGGACCGGGACTCGGTGAAGCCGCAGGACCTGATGGCGGAGCTCGACAAGCACCTGAGCCCGGACATGGACCTGTACATCGACATGGGCAACTGCACGGGTTGGACGTCCCACCTGCTGCACATCACGCCCCCCGCGCGCATCTTCTACCCGTGCGGCCTGTCGTCCATGGGCTGGTCCTGCGGCGCCGTCATCGGCGGCAAGGTGGGCCGGCCGGACCGCTCCGCGGTGGCCATCGTCGGTGACGGCGCGTTCCTGATGAACGGCACGGAGATGATCACCGCCTCGCGCTACCGCGTGGGCACGGTGACCATCGTCCTCAACGACAACTTCCTGGGCATGGTGAACCACGGCGAGCACGTGCAGGACCGCACCGTGCCGCTGGAGGATGACTACTACGGCCTGGGCAACCCGGACCTGAAGGCCTTCTCCGAGTCGCTGGGCGCTCGCGCCTACACGGTGAACGGCCCCGGCCAGCTGGACGCGCTGCTGCCGGAGGTCCTGCGCCGCGCGAATGAGACGGGCCAGCCGCAGGTCATCGTGGCCCACATCGACTACCGCGAGGTTCCGCCGTACGGCGACCGTTTCGCCGCGGTGGCGTCGGACGGGAAGTAG
- a CDS encoding ABC transporter permease has protein sequence MSLGRVFRVDVLEGARIAVFSLQANRMRTVLTTLGIGIGVATLLAIVGIIQGLNSSFEKQLATLGANTVFISKYPWMIKGNWWMYRNRKNFTLEQVAQLRTQADFITAISPAVMRMSDVAHGALQVSNVRINGVWSDYQAIGNYEVVSGRFLTRADEEVNRAVTVLGADVAASLFPSISPLGQTVRIDGRPFQVVGTLGRKGKVVAENMDLSVFMPFKTFNSHFGKGRPMQIAIAVADAGQMAKVEDQLVGIMRRVRATPPGQADDFNVNRTDSLAATYEQLTGALYAVATGVGLITLLVGGIGIMNIMLVSVRERTREIGVRRALGARQRTIVLQFLMEASSVSAVGGLLGTTVGLGTAKIVSLVTPLAADVRPSTVVGGVAFAALVGLLFGIWPAARAAKLDPVEALRYE, from the coding sequence ATGAGCTTGGGGCGGGTCTTCCGCGTGGACGTGCTGGAGGGGGCCCGCATCGCGGTGTTCTCCCTCCAGGCGAACCGGATGCGCACAGTGCTCACGACGCTGGGTATCGGCATCGGCGTGGCCACGCTGCTCGCCATCGTCGGCATCATCCAGGGGCTCAACTCGTCGTTCGAGAAGCAGTTGGCCACGCTGGGCGCGAACACGGTGTTCATCTCCAAGTACCCCTGGATGATCAAGGGGAACTGGTGGATGTACCGCAACCGGAAGAACTTCACGCTGGAGCAGGTGGCGCAGCTGCGCACCCAGGCGGACTTCATCACCGCCATCTCCCCGGCGGTGATGCGCATGTCGGACGTGGCGCACGGCGCCCTCCAGGTCTCCAACGTGCGCATCAACGGCGTGTGGAGTGACTACCAGGCCATCGGCAACTACGAGGTGGTGTCCGGACGCTTCCTCACCCGCGCGGACGAAGAGGTGAACCGGGCGGTGACGGTGCTGGGCGCGGACGTGGCCGCCTCGCTCTTTCCCAGCATCAGCCCGCTGGGGCAGACGGTGCGCATCGACGGGCGGCCCTTCCAGGTGGTGGGCACGCTGGGGCGCAAGGGGAAGGTCGTGGCGGAGAACATGGACCTGTCCGTGTTCATGCCCTTCAAGACCTTCAACTCGCACTTCGGCAAGGGGCGGCCCATGCAGATCGCCATCGCCGTGGCGGACGCGGGGCAGATGGCGAAGGTGGAGGACCAGCTGGTGGGTATCATGCGGCGCGTGCGCGCGACGCCGCCGGGCCAGGCGGACGACTTCAACGTCAACCGGACGGACTCGCTCGCTGCGACCTACGAGCAGCTCACCGGCGCGCTCTACGCGGTGGCCACGGGCGTGGGCCTCATCACGCTGCTGGTGGGCGGCATCGGCATCATGAACATCATGCTGGTGTCGGTGCGGGAGCGGACGCGGGAGATTGGGGTCCGCCGGGCGCTGGGCGCGCGCCAGCGCACCATCGTGCTCCAGTTCCTGATGGAGGCCTCCAGCGTGTCCGCGGTGGGGGGCCTGCTGGGGACGACGGTGGGGCTGGGCACGGCGAAGATCGTGTCCCTGGTGACGCCGCTGGCGGCGGACGTGCGCCCCAGCACGGTGGTGGGCGGGGTGGCGTTCGCGGCGCTGGTGGGCCTGCTGTTCGGCATCTGGCCGGCCGCGCGGGCGGCGAAGCTGGACCCGGTGGAAGCGCTCCGCTACGAATAA